A stretch of Rhododendron vialii isolate Sample 1 chromosome 4a, ASM3025357v1 DNA encodes these proteins:
- the LOC131322351 gene encoding uncharacterized protein LOC131322351 gives MAGIAIALDLLRKNRSWSSYQTIHSTGLFSATLAASTAAASIAAGTPFASRALFGIPGRSIAYCDAGAALTDEDYLSGIKKASGNIFEHDSLQYPTKEYNIELRPLFSAFGWKSLAQTSLRSFLMCYLPLLEPRSNVEEDDDDFLQGAPEEHHVDLVAPFKKSVVQIIRETTVVTTRRVLERLVVHYVSHRVAWKLLKDVRKSAVRKAGRGMPSSVYFFHVSRTTFRGHFLVIAAWWLVQSGIDVYRFFSQVFKEDNDRVERAEQLQLLVKKVYANTLKGAASLVFASIGAGIGATLFHPSAGQWIGCTVGDFAGPVVLSFCLEKFFRANI, from the exons ATGGCCGGTATAGCTATAGCCTTGGATCTACTGAGGAAGAATCGAAGCTGGAGCAGTTACCAAACTATACACTCGACTGGTTTGTTCTCAGCCACTCTCGCTGCTTCTACTGCCGCCGCTTCCATCGCCGCCGGAACCCCTTTTGCCTCTAGGGCTTTGTTcgg CATTCCTGGAAGATCAATTGCATATTGTGATGCTGGCGCTGCACTAACTGACGAGGATTACCTTTCCGGAATAAAAAAGGCGTCTGGAAATATTTTTGAGCATGATTCTTTGCAGTACCCTACCAAAGAGTACAACATTGAGCTAAGACCTCTATTCTCAGCTTTTGGGTGGAAGTCTCTTGCTCAAACGTCATTGAGGTCTTTCCTCATGTGCTATTTGCCTCTTTTGGAGCCTCGTTCAAACGTAGAAGAGGATGATGATGACTTCCTGCAGGGTGCTCCAGAAGAGCACCATGTGGATTTAGTTGCTCCTTTCAAGAAATCAGTGGTGCAAATCATTCGTGAG ACCACAGTTGTAACTACTAGACGGGTTCTGGAAAGACTTGTTGTTCACTATGTTTCACACAGAGTGGCATGGAAATTACTTAAAG ATGTTCGCAAATCAGCGGTGCGCAAGGCTGGAAGGGGGATGCCAAGTTCAGTCTACTTTTTCCATGTTAGCAGAACAACTTTCAGAG GACATTTTTTGGTAATAGCGGCATGGTGGCTTGTTCAATCCGGCATAGATGTGTACCGATTCTTTTCTCAAGTGTTTAAAGAAGATAACGATAGAGTTGAAAGAGCAGAGCAACTTCAACTTCTTGTGAAGAAGGTTTATGCTAATACTCTCAAGGGTGCTGCATCACTTGTTTTTGCTTCTATTGGAGCAGGGATTGGTGCAACCCTGTTTCACCCCTCTGCTGGTCAGTGGATTG GCTGTACTGTTGGAGATTTTGCAGGGCCTGTTGTTCTATCTTTCTGTTTAGAGAAATTTTTCCGTGCAAACATTTAG
- the LOC131322353 gene encoding uncharacterized protein LOC131322353, which translates to MNVGDLNKVWEIKALKKVGEDEARKILDRIAKQVQPIMRKHKWRVKLLSEFCPTNPSLLGLNVGGGVHVKLRLRRPNRDWDFFPFDQVLDTMLHELCHNAHGPHNANFYKLWDELRKECEDLMSKGITGTGEGFDLPGVRLGGLKRQPPLSSLRKTALAAAEKRAQLGSLLPSGPKRLGGDSSIMTALSPIQAAAMAAERRLQDDIWCGSQSCEESGEGESSSDITEKSVSMGISAGNSRLPSSFDTRASDAIPRKRSQDSSNGYPEYTVVDLTTDSSVPSSMVKRDSVPQKRSRETHDKSFLESSSDHPKSTLVDLSLDASTSGSIFNNDETHNIEEFATWECVTCTLLNPPLAPICELCGTQKPKDVETKYKFWSCKFCTLENSVKVEKCTACGQWRFSHGAPSATSAPYLGT; encoded by the exons ATGAACGTGGGCGATCTCAACAAGGTCTGGGAAATCAAAGCCCTCAAGAAGGTCGGAGAAGATGAGGCCAGAAAAATCCTCGACCGAATCGCCAAACAGGTTCAACCAATCATGCGTAAGCACAAATGGCGGGTCAAGCTTCTCTCCGAATTCTG TCCGACCAATCCGTCACTGCTGGGGTTGAATGTTGGAGGTGGTGTGCATGTAAAGCTGAGGCTTCGAAGGCCAAACAGGGATTGGGATTTCTTCCCTTTTGATCAAGTTCTAGACACAATGCTGCACGAACTATGCCACAACGCTCACGGTCCTCACAATGCCAATTTCTACAAGCTTTGGGATGAACTCAGAAAG GAGTGCGAGGACCTAATGTCCAAAGGCATTACTGGTACTGGGGAAGGATTTGATCTTCCCGGGGTGCGTTTAGGTGGTTTAAAACGTCAACCTCCTCTTTCATCTCTTCGCAAAACAGCACTAGCTGCTGCAGAAAAAAGAGCACAGTTGGGATCCCTCCTGCCTTCTGGACCCAAACGTCTTGGTGGCGATAGCTCAATTATGACCGCACTTAGTCCAATACAAGCTGCTGCGATGGCGGCAGAAAGGAGATTGCAAGATGATATATGGTGTGGCTCTCAATCTTGTGAAGAATCTGGGGAGGGAGAAAGTAGTTCTGATATCACAGAGAAGAGTGTCAGCATGGGGATAAGTGCTGGAAACTCGAGGCTTCCTAGTAGTTTTGATACACGAGCCTCAGATGCAATACCACGAAAAAGAAGTCAGGATTCGAGCAACGGTTACCCAGAATATACTGTTGTGGATTTAACTACAGATTCTTCAGTACCTAGCTCCATGGTTAAACGTGATTCCGTACCTCAGAAGAGAAGTCGTGAAACACATGACAAGTCATTCTTGGAGTCATCAAGTGACCATCCTAAATCTACTTTAGTTGATTTATCTCTGGATGCTTCAACTTCTGGATCCATATTTAATAACGATGAAACACATAATATAGAAGAATTCGCTACGTGGGAGTGTGTAACTTGCACCTTATTGAATCCT CCTTTGGCTCCCATATGTGAGCTTTGCGGCACACAAAAGCCGAAAGATGTGGAAACGAAGTACAAGTTCTGGTCATGTAAATTCTGTACTCTGGAAAACAGTGTGAAGGTAGAGAAATGCACAGCTTGTGGGCAGTGGAGATTTTCGCACGGTGCACCTTCGGCAACCTCTGCACCATATCTTGGCACTTGA
- the LOC131322354 gene encoding uncharacterized protein LOC131322354, with translation MGASDYCFVEWKEQFVSKERGNRVVHYFLKDASGESILAIVGTERSVRHMFYVVSEEFLDVHGAENSVHAGFRWRSRREVVNWLTSMLSKQHRHSNQSKSPKNDSTTRVSGEQTDMPDYKGRVARNLKGRTSDIAWSGVAWTCGKQLKHYPSFCRNEITIPVHSFVFVMAEEDHHYLAYLEDMYEDRKRQKKVKVRWFHRNQEVKGVISLRNPHPKEVFITPYAQAISAECVDGPAIVLTREHYEKCLADIPSPLLSRVYLCHRQYKSNRLKPFKLSKLRGYLDQPIFSSLDPDLLEDDEFRQGNNVNVGVKRTRSGKGRQILAYEPSYRSLKYDRNHKRVKFQPLHAQPFKVNEKIELLCQDSGIRGCWFRCTVLQVSRGQMKVQYHDLKDEDGCDCLEEWVPAFRPAMPDKLGIRCPGRPTIRPAVLHDQIDPSFEVGAFVDAWWSDGWWEGIVTGIGNSGDESLLVFIPGENLLLNISRKSLRVSRDWIGDRWVDIEAKHDILAAISAVMSLDAKLLASSSSPKEPQSDDFPMFTTRLDLVEEEKLHLDDLAPCEDNPRDIDLVNNEKLPLLESTDYNGMHANGSPEKDYGDDACHSTDRVEDYVDNDDVGDGNDNGGNLEEFEREAELLEVVE, from the exons ATGGGTGCAAGTGACTACTGTTTTGTTGAGTGGAAGGAGCAATTTGTTTCCAAGGAGCGGGGCAACCGTGTGGTTCACTACTTTCTGAAGGATGCTTCAGGGGAATCCATCCTTGCGATTGTGGGCACTGAAAGGAGTGTTAGACACATGTTTTATGTTGTTTCTGAGGAGTTCTTGGATGTTCATGGGGCAGAGAATTCGGTTCATGCTGGTTTCAGATGGAGGTCAAGGAGAGAAGTGGTGAATTGGCTCACATCTATGCTGTCGAAACAGCACCGGCATAGCAATCAATCCA AGTCGCCAAAGAATGATTCAACAACTAGAGTTAGTGGTGAACAAACAGACATGCCTGACTACAAG GGCCGTGTTGCTAGGAATTTGAAAGGGCGCACTTCAGACATTGCGTGGTCAGGTGTTGCATGGACTTGTGGTAAACAACTCAAGCACTACCCATCATTTTGCAGGAACGAGATTACGATACCG GTACATTCCTTTGTCTTTGTCATGGCTGAAGAAGATCATCATTACCTTGCATATCTGGAAGATATGTATGAAGATAGGAAGAGGCAAAAAAAGGTCAAAGTGAGGTGGTTTCACCGTAATCAAGAAGTCAAGGGTGTGATTTCTCTGCGAAACCCTCATCCCAAAGAAGTTTTCATCACGCCTTACGCACAGGCTATCAGTGCAGAGTGTGTTGACGGTCCTGCCATAGTCTTAACTCGTGAACATTATGAAAAATGTCTAGCTGATATTCCAAGCCCTCTATTGTCGAGAGTATATCTTTGTCATAGACAGTATAAAAGCAATCGGTTGAAGCCCTTCAAATTGAGTAAACTGCGTGGCTACTTAGATCAAccaattttctcttctttggaTCCTGATCTCCTTGAAGATGATGAGTTTAGGCAGGGGAACAACGTGAATGTGGGGGTTAAAAGGACAAGAAGTGGAAAAGGGCGTCAGATATTGGCTTATGAACCATCATACCGAAGCTTGAAGTATGATAGGAACCACAAGCGAGTAAAGTTCCAGCCTTTGCATGCACAACCTTTTAAGGTTAATGAAAAGATAGAGTTGCTGTGCCAAGATAGTGGTATCAGAGGCTGCTGGTTCAGGTGTACAGTATTGCAGGTTTCCCGTGGGCAGATGAAAGTCCAGTACCATGATTTAAAAGATGAAGATGGATGTGATTGTCTTGAG GAATGGGTTCCTGCTTTCAGACCAGCTATGCCTGACAAACTTGGAATCAGATGCCCAGGCCGCCCAACTATCAGGCCTGCTGTGCTTCACGATCAGATTGACCctagctttgaagttggggcTTTTGTGGATGCATGGTGGAGTGATGGTTGGTGGGAAGGGATTGTGACTGGAATTGGAAACTCTGGAGATGAAAGCTTGCTAGTTTTCATTCCCG GTGAGAACTTACTGTTGAATATAAGTAGAAAGAGCCTAAGAGTTTCAAGAGATTGGATTGGGGACCGGTGGGTTGACATTGAGGCAAAGCATGACATTCTTGCAGCTATATCTGCAGTTATGAGTCTGGATGCTAAGCTACTTGCATCGTCAAGTTCTCCAAAGGAGCCTCAGTCTGATGATTTTCCTATGTTCACTACCAGGCTCGATTTAGTTGAGGAGGAGAAGCTACACTTGGATGATTTGGCACCTTGTGAGGATAATCCGAGAGATATTGACTTGGTGAACAATGAAAAGCTTCCATTATTGGAAAGCACAGACTATAATGGTATGCATGCCAATGGTAGTCCAGAGAAAGACTATGGAGATGATGCCTGTCATAGTACAGATCGCGTTGAAGATTATGTTGATAATGATGATGTTGGTGATGGAAATGATAATGGGGGCAATTTGGAGGAGTTTGAAAGAGAAGCAGAATTGTTGGAAGTCGTTGAATGA